The following are encoded in a window of Eleutherodactylus coqui strain aEleCoq1 chromosome 12, aEleCoq1.hap1, whole genome shotgun sequence genomic DNA:
- the LOC136586605 gene encoding zinc finger protein 737-like: MKRKITRSGKITVRTRSKMVPSLLLENQKSAKKKCCTQRGKCLKYSSTLETHLGDHSKDKPHKCHLCNKSFSHKSGLTVHKRKHSQASASKPQDVENMIPLELTSKPSSRNSTPKSSKNTKTGSRKSACKKKKARKVNGKSASKTSKANSRGTNEQAELAKPLKCNYCVKRFNSQSILEAHHRIHTGKLPYPCLFCDKSFSKASLLAAHSSKHKESKPYQCDQCDKNFNNEALFLTHKGTHTGEKPNMCDECNTWFPNRSSLLVHKQSHLNPKPFKCQHCEKSFNSQALLITHESVHTGNKPNKCTQCSESFFLKTQLVAHQAVHASSKPFPCSQCDRSFNKKHTLVAHIRVHNLYNLQTLKGHRQ; the protein is encoded by the coding sequence ATGAAGAGAAAAATAACCAGAAGTGGAAAGATAACAGTCAGAACGAGAAGCAAAATGGTCCCATCTCTTCTGCTAGAAaatcaaaaaagtgcaaaaaagaaaTGCTGCACACAGAGGGGTAAATGTTTGAAATATAGTTCAACTTTGGAAACCCATCTTGGGGACCACAGCAAGGACAAACCCCATAAGTGTCACCTTTGTAACAAGTCCTTCAGTCATAAGTCTGGGTTGACAGTACATAAACGGAAACATTCCCAGGCTTCGGCAAGCAAGCCACAGGATGTGGAAAATATGATTCCTCTGGAGTTGACCAGCAAACCTTCATCCAGAAACTCCACTCCGAAATCAAGCAAAAATACTAAAACGGGCTCTAGAAAGAGcgcatgcaaaaagaaaaaagccagGAAGGTAAACGGTAAGTCGGCTTCGAAAACCTCGAAGGCCAACTCCAGGGGAACAAATGAACAGGCTGAGCTGGCCAAGCCTCTGAAATGTAACTACTGCGTGAAAAGGTTTAACAGCCAGTCGATCCTGGAAGCCCATCACCGAATCCATACCGGCAAACTACCCTACCCTTGCCTATTTTGCGACAAGAGTTTCTCAAAGGCGTCGCTACTTGCTGCTCATAGCAGCAAGCACAAGGAAAGTAAGCCTTATCAGTGCGACCAGTGCGACAAAAACTTCAACAATGAAGCCCTTTTTTTGACTCACAAGGGGACGCACACTGGCGAGAAACCCAATATGTGCGATGAGTGTAACACCTGGTTCCCCAACCGTAGCAGCCTACTGGTGCATAAGCAAAGCCACCTAAATCCCAAGCCCTTCAAGTGCCAACACTGTGAGAAAAGCTTCAACAGCCAGGCCCTGCTTATCACCCACGAGAGCGTGCATACAGGCAACAAGCCCAACAAATGCACCCAATGCAGCGAGAGCTTCTTCCTAAAAACGCAATTAGTGGCCCACCAGGCGGTGCACGCCTCCAGCAAACCCTTTCCATGCAGCCAGTGTGATAGGAGCTTCAATAAGAAACATACCCTTGTTGCACATATTCGAGTTCACAATCTGTACAATCTGCAGACACTGAAGGGTCATAGACAGTGA